One Molothrus aeneus isolate 106 chromosome 6, BPBGC_Maene_1.0, whole genome shotgun sequence genomic window carries:
- the LOC136558045 gene encoding calcium-binding protein 2-like, which translates to MPRSRGDKGTPKDNKDTEPPQKGKGGHEEGEKAPKAPEDVSALAPKSSGSESRHGGHGQKSGKKGPVDPHAAAIKTYSPFLNTVFGKERELSPEELDELLDAFKEFDTDQDGYISYKDLGACMRTLGYMPTEMELIEISQHIKMRMGGRVDFEDFVQMMGPKLREETAHMVGVRELKIAFREFDMNGDGEISTAEMREAIAALLGEQLKAQEVDEILQDVDLNGDGHVDFDEFVMMLSSR; encoded by the exons ATGCCACGCTCCCGCGGGGACAAGGGGACCCCCAAGGACAACAAGGACACGGAGCCCCCACAGAAGGGGAAAGGGGGGCACGAGGAGGGGGAGAAAGCCCCCAAAGCCCCCGAGGACGTCAGTGCCCTGGCCCCCAAGAGTTCCGGCTCTGAATCTCGGCACGGCGGGCACGGGCAGAAGAGTGGGAAGAAGGGTCCCGTGGACCCCCACGCTGCTGCCATCAAGACCTACTCCCCCTTCCTCAACACCGTCTTCGGCAAg GAGCGGGAGCTGTCACCGGAGGAGCTGGATG agctgctggacgCCTTCAAGGAGTTTGACACGGACCAGGATGGCTACATCAGCTACAAGGACCTGGGCGCCTGCATGCGCACGCTGGGCTACATGCCCACCGAGATGGAGCTCATTGAGATCTCCCAGCACATCAAGATGAGGA TGGGCGGCCGCGTGGACTTCGAGGACTTTGTGCAGATGATGGGCCCGAAGCTGCGGGAGGAGACAGCGCACATGGTGGGCGTGAGGGAGCTCAAGATCGCCTTCCGCGAG TTCGACATGAACGGGGACGGGGAGATCAGCACGGCCGAGATGCGGGAGGCCATTGCAGCGCTGCTAGGGGAGCAGCTGAAGGCGCAGGAGGTGGACGAGATCCTGCAGGACGTGGATCTCAACGGGGACGGTCACGTGGACTTCGACG AGTTCGTGATGATGCTGTCATCCCGGTAA